AATACTTATGGCAGTTTTaatacgccttctcccatgcggcattaaatgcgaggtgacaGTTCAGATAGGATTTGATACCTCCCGGAGATGCCTCATTGTAGTCTTGCTTTCCGGGAGTATATGAAACttacatgccttctccgggaggcatgttaAATGCTGATCCTTTTGATTAAGAAGACTTAGTCGAATTATCTCAAAGTCCTGCTTCTTCAGTCCACGTGTCACAGTCCGGTTGAtccacgtattttggacaaaatcaggaaaaatacatataattaaatttattattattttaatatacattatatgtacttattatttattagagTGGATTAGTTTTTAATTCCATGTCATTCAATAACCCATTCAAGCCAATTATAATtcaattatttaaattcaaTCAAATTGTAATTGTGTATCCAATTTTTTTATATGCATTAGATTGAATTAGTTTTGTAATTAGATTAGTTTGGGTCCTACTCACCCCAATTAGATAGCTCTATCATTTAGGGAATAAATGCTAAAAACACAAATTAAGGAGAggttaaaatgcaatttttttcttcaaaatattaagtataattttaCTAGAGAATAAAAAATTTGGGAGGGCCAAGACCCCTTCAGTTGTACATACTTGGCTCCATctcatattatattattttaggtACAATTCAATATTGAGttctacatatttaattttaaatttacttaaaataacaaattacttGTGCTTACCGAGTTTTTCAAAAagctaattattaaatattagagctaaaaaaaatagaattttaaaagaaatatatatgaaGAAGACACTCAGAGTTTTTACGTGATTATGACATTAAATAGCCTTCAACTTAGTATTATTATGAAGTAGGCTAAAAAATCCTAAAAGGATTACAATGAGTATATGAGTAGTACTCCATTCTTTTTCTGAGCAAGTAAACTCAGAATTTTCAACCTTTTCCATGAAGGATTCAGTGAGTATTATATTATAGAGGTCATACTAGTTATAATTTCTCCTCTAATGAAGAGTTTACAAATAATACATTAAGTTTAGGTTTATCTGGTGAAGACCGACCCACGAGTTACCTTATGCATGTTGACGTAGAAGTCTTATCACAAAGCTATTTGTTCATACTGTCTCCTATATTCGTGGGTAAATTAATTacctaatttttaattattcataTTCCCTTTTTATCAAGATATTATTCTTTGTTCGAGATTTTGGGAAAGTAATTTATGATCTTATGCGATTTGgcaaaaaaataggaaaaataatcTTCCAGATACACACTGAGGACTTTTTCTAGATATACAGAGATAGACCTTCCAAATACAGACTAGGCTTTGCGGAATCTCATATAGGCGAGTTATGTATTATTTTCCGGGAAGACAGAATGAATTCTGAGCTCAACCCAATTTATATTGTTTGGGCTTAGTGATAGACCTTAATGCTTTTATTTGAAATCTACGTATTCCTTAAAACACGAATAATAACTTACAACACTTACATTATGTGACACCGACATCCTTCACTTTGGTAAAACATGTAAATAACTAACTCTTAATAATATATTCGTCGTTTggcaaaataaaatagaattagGATTAAGTTTAAGATTATTAATTGTCATCCAAAGTTTGTTGAACATTGGGACTATGATTAATAATCTTCTTCCAAAATAGTTTAATATATATGAGATTATTTATCTCAAACTAGAAGTGTGAgattatttttctcttttagcaaaaaaaaaagtataagatTATTTATTTTGCTTTTTGTATATTATGGAGAATAAACTCTCATTTGGTACTCTAAATAAGTTCAGAATACagcttaatttattatttattatacattttgtaaatgaatgtaatttagtattgagttttatttaatttattttaataattattataaaaacttattaattaattatagaataACATTTTATTATAATGCTagcaaaatattataataacttTCTCATTAAGATTGCTTCTACATAAAAGTGAATGAGACTTACCTACAATAGTTGAAAAGGAAATAGCTAGATGTAGGTGTGTCAGAATTAttatacttaattgatgttgattTGGTACTCTCATTTCAACTTTTCTTTCAGTCATATATATCATGTcaaactttaatatatatatatagagtattgttattaaatattagtagcttaaaattatcattatttattatatagtatttttttttaaaccatgAGAGAAGTGGTAGTActaaatagggaaatttgaatttctatgcatgCATTAGGGGATAAtttttttcctaaactaatacttttctacattgaaaatatatgatcacttttccaaaaccccaaaaatacccctctcaaaaactcaaaccctttctctctccttcCCTCAAACTCTCTTTGCCTCTTTGCCTCTTCGCCCAAAACCCCATTGTAGGAAACCGCCCCTAACCCTCAACCATCATCACCCACCCACCCACCGACCGCCCCAACCCTCCACGCAACCCCGTCTGACTTACCGACCGACCGCCCCAACCATCTCCTCCTCGTCCAACCACCCACGCCGAAAGCCAACCCACGCCCATCCATACCCATCTCAACAGAACCATCATCAGCGATCCACCACGCACGCATGCCGGTCGAACACCACCGGAGATCAAAGGCAAACCCAGTCCGATGGATCTGGGTTGAAGGCGGTGGTGAATCTGTGATTTTTGGgttgaaaattgtattttctggGCAGGCCCGATGCAGGTCCGATGCAGGCCCGATGCATCATGATGAAAAAATTGAATCTGGGTTGAAGACAAAGGCCCGATATAGGGCCCAATGGGGCCCGATGGCCAGCCCGATGGTCAGCCTGATGGTCAGtcaatttttttggaaaaagaggaagagagagggacgGTTGGGAAAAATGGGAGGGGTTTTTTGGGGTTTAGGAAAAAGTTATCCCATTTTACAAAttatacatattattagtttaaaaaatcaatttatgagtttattaagcatgaaaattcaaatttccctatacAGATGAGAGAGAGATGCGAAGTGGGTTCAGATCCCAAACCATGCAGATTTAGGAAGagtttccatatatatatatatatagggatatgattttgttccgtgattgtactttcacggaatgcattccgtgatgtacggcagccgtCAAATGAGGGacttatttgatctgacggctgagattgatctagggatAATTAGGTTAAAAATGTAGAAACGTACCCTgatactcatttaatgtaccccaAGACCCATCTAATATACCACGGAATATATTCCGTGAAAGTAAACAAAATcgtatccctatatatatatatgagaaaaaGGAAGAGTTTGTTCTTCGAGGTATTTTTCTTGGAAAAATGGTCTATATATCTATGTAACACAATCATTACATGATCTCTATTGTATCAAGGTGGTAGGATATATATAGGACTCAATTCAAGGTTTTTTGGCAAtgaaagagaaatgctaaagccTAAAAGACACTACCTAAATTGTGATATGGTTAGTAGTATAAttaagagaaatgttaaaagtgATTATTGGcgattactatttttttaagtattatattattattagtttaattaaatattagatcctaaataatttaatgaaatagaatttttaaagaatattacTAATCAATTGTGGGGTGCTATTTTTAAAAAGTGATAGACACTATTGGTGTCCGATAATAATACTCTATAATTAAATGTTGAGTCtcacaaaaatttaatttaataattattataaaaatattaatattattttagaccttgtattttgcaaaattattaattgaactTTATGTTTTGTTGAATGAGAAAAtgaattctatatttttttaaaatagtacaaataaaaTTCTGAGCTcaaattttcgatttttttcaaACATAACTAACTTAAAGACAATTTCTAGCACGAACAGATATAGAAAACGTaatcagttttgtcataacacctctatattaagttattattaagttttattttacaaaaaaaatcagttcaaaGTACCATTTAGTActgttttagaaaatacatggtctaatttgtcatttaagaGATGGTCCAGTTagttatttttacaaaacacaaggtccaaaataatatttacccattATGAAATATTACTAGCTATTTACAAATATATTAGCCCAAAATATAGGgtgaattgaaaatttaaactaatttcaaaaattcaaaaactttaaagacaatttatgcaaatattcatatttaatgcATTAACATAGATAAACACAAGTATAAACAAATATCAAACTTGAAATGTAAAGAATTTAGGTATAGAAATTGTAAACTCAATTTTTACAATGTTTAGTAGAACTAAGCTACCTACGTTCTTGTCTTCAAAGTTATAGACCTAGCTTTGAGCTCAACTGAAGAGCCAAGTTAAAAGATTTGACTAACCTTTACAATCGAGAAATTTCTCACCAAGGATTTTTCCAAACCTCTCATAATAGTTTTCTTCTAAGGATTACTATCAACTTCACCGAATTGTTTAAGTGTCAATCTAACCCTTGGTGTAAATAACTAACCGAGTTGTTTTTCCACCAGTGTTAACTTCACTTTTTTATTGAATTATTGtagtgaaaattttattttactcgAATTATTTACACCATATCGATGTCAACCTCACTTATAACTGAGTTATTTTTCTATGGATAACCTCTAACCTTAATACAATagtaatttgtttttttaatacaaAACAAACTCTCTCCAAAATGataaaatacaatttagaaACTTAAactagagaaaataaatttactttGTATTATAAAAGAATAATACAAAGTAAATTTATAACATGTAATATCTGGTCAAtaattaatcatatatatatatatatatcatcttGTCTAAAACAAACATACAAACTAATTAATACACACATACATATAAACTTcatcatgcatatatatatacatatatattgactTTCATCGTTCTCACCATTAATAAGTCATATTCTTACATATCACACAATACATTAAAACATATGCATAGAGTACTATAGTGACcatgatcatatatatacacacagattatataatttatatatatatatatataattagtagTTGTTAGTACTCCCAATCATCACTCTTCCAATATTTGTTCCACAAGATTGTAATCCATTAGAGCCATCTCTAGGAGGACAAAAACTTATAGGTAAATATTCTTCAAATTCACAGCAAAACTCTGATTTCCTAAATCTTCTCTCTAATGCCTCCCTTCCCTATATATACAATTCAAATATTTGTtactttaataataaataaataaacaaaaaatttagaaaaacacccactaatatattaattgcacatttggcttaaaaataaaataatatgtttaatcatatatatataatgtagttACTTGAATGGTTGCATGGACAATTTGTCGAATTTTAGGAGATCTAAAATAGTCCCATTTTTTGTGATCCATAGCttcccaaaatttcaatgctGCTCTTGCATCTGTGAAATTAACAAAGGCATAACCTTTGTTCAACTTTCtcctacaaaataataatgatatatattattattacaataatattcataataaactaatatttatatatatatatataatgcttACCTGAAATCCATTGGAAGATAGAGAAAATCATAGGCTGAGTATATATGATGatgatcatcatcattttcCAACTTACAGAAGTTATCCACAAACTCTATAAGCATTTCACGCCTATCATTTCAAGCAACATtgccatatatataaattatatcaaatattatatatatgatcaaataaataaataaaactaaggaaAATTAATTGATATACTATatttgtaactttttttttaaaatttacagttTGGTTGGGTTTCTAAGATGGTTTTTTCAATGATTTCTACGTGGGTTactatacaattttttattgaGATTTAAATTATTATGCTAGTTACAATAAGAATAAGAGTTTCTACGtagaattttataaaaaaaaaaaaaaactgttttgattgggaggcgtttggttgggaagaatgaaaatataagaataggaatgaaataaaatttaaggtagcgtttggttggaggtaatgaaatagaatggaaaggaaaaaaatttcattccattcatttgtttggttgcattttaaagtattggaatggcattccaatggaatgctctttctactattttggtggaatgactattccattttaaaaagaaaggaatgaccattccaatgtaacaagaaaaaaaaattaatgatttttttatcaattttttttatgcattttaaattttattccattcaattcctattcctattcccattcccatttctattcctatattttcattcctcccaaccaaacgcctcctaaatgcataaaaaaaaattgatataaaaataattaatttttttttcttgtttcatTGAAATGgtcattcttttctttttaaaatatgaaatagcCATTTCattaaaatggtggaaagagcattccattagaatgtcattccaatactttaaaatgcaactaaagaaaggaatggaatgaaaattatttcctttccattctatttcattacctccaaccaaacgcgacctaaatattattaatacttaagtatatatatttatataaaaaaaaaagactaaatatgtatatattaatactTACGTATATCTACTTGGGACATTTTTAATCATGAGAGTTGTAAATGAAGATGAAGAAGCAGGTTGTGTAGATGTAgatccaataataataatattattatgaaGCATTGTTTTGGGTCTCCATACTTTTCCACTATTTTTTCTTGGtccaacagcaacaacaactgcATCATCATTGTTGTTTCTTggccttggccttggccttgATCGCCTACGGTGGTGATCATGATCGGACGGTGGTGGAGAAGGGTTGGTATTAATACTCTCCGTTGGTACGAAGGAAGCTGCATTGGGATTTAGTTTGGATACTTTCATATTCTGAATTCTTTTGTAGTTTTTATGTAAAAgagtaagaagaagaagaagagtttGAGGAGAGAATATAAATGAAGTGAGTGAGTGGGAATACGAAGAAGGGTTTAATTGCAATTTGCATGCCCTCTCTCCTTAATTTATCCAAAACTAAACTCATCAAGTAGTACTATTCCCATCGTTCACTTCACTTCACttcatgtgtttttttttttttttgtctagttTATTAATTGTGATATCCATTGAGATGGACCCACTTATATTTCTTCATTCTCTAATTGGGAAATTTAcgtggtatactaacttttgtcattttttttacaaaaatactgccaggcggaatttttaacttttttactgtgttttttcataagtttcatactgcagtatactgtattaagttttcactggtgttctactagtgttttactagtgttctactgttgttttgagttgttctgctttgtgttttactggtgttttacaaaaacacagtatttttgaaaagatttccgtgtaacaatatttttataaaagttaattcaaattccaatatttttgtaaatttcccctCTAATTTGAAAGCAAAGCATTGGGTAATGGGTCCTCCTCTTTCTCCTCTTGTCTAAATCATGTAatgattatattatatatatagacataGAATACCTTTTTCCAAGAAAAGAAACTCTTCTTCCCTTTTCACATATATGAAAACTAACCTTATTTGGGAATAGGGATTGGGAATAGTTTTACTTTTTGCTAGTTAATCTCCATGGTTTTGGgccatttctctctctctctctcatataTGAAATGGTCCCACATCACCTCTATTagctcatttaaaaaaaatatatatagcttCAATAATAGTGTAAAAGATATGTCAAGTTTGACACATAAAGTTGGACtaaattaaacacaaaatatAACATGACTTATTAAGGGTTATTTGCGGTAAAACCCCCTAAAGTAGGGAGGTTTTTACAACTAacccccaattctaaaatttttgcCGCAAAACTCCCTAAACTCAAGTTCTGTTAGCACTTAGCCCTTTCCGTCCATTTTTAGCTGTTAAATGCCATGGtggaatgtccacgtgtacacagtgtacacgtggcacaattttattggtccatgtaaataaatttttttaaaaataaaaaaattaattattttaaaaataaaaaataaaaaatatttttcattacaaattaaaaattaaaaaattaaaaaattaaaaaaacaatttaaaaaaaaataaaacaaaaaaccctaattcttttctttcttcttcttcttctatctgATGCACTCCTctgcctcctcctcctccttcttcttcttcttcttgcatCACCACCATCAACCTCAACAAAACCACAACtgcccaccaccaccacctcaacattttttttcaaatccaaACACAATCAAAGAAACCTAAACACTAAATACCTGCCACAATCTAAGATTCAAATTTCACCAAAACAAACAAACCCAAATCAAAtccacaataaaaaaatttcaaatccaAACACACTGACCTCTCCTCCGATCGAGCTCTGGGACATAGACCTGGTTCGCGGGGGACCGAGAGGGGACGTCGAAGGTGAAGTCGTTGCCGGAGATTCAATGGTGGACTGGACAGAGGTTAGAGAGAGGTCGACGACGACGACTTCGCGGCAGTAGCCTCTTTGATCCGGTGAAACACTCGTCGTACGAGGGTTAGGTCGGCGAGGGTTAGTGCTTTGGATGAGGACGGTGAGGTGTGGCTGCGCGGGCTTTGGATGAGGACGGTGAGGTGTGGTTGCGCGGACTGAATTTGTGAGAGGGAGTGTGTGTCCAGGGGAGGCGGGAGTGTGGGTGTGTCCAGGGAAGGCGGGAGTGTGGGTGTGTCCAGGGGAGGCGGGAGGCGGGACTGAATTTTTTTTAGGTTAgattagggtttcttttttttagcagagaagaagaagaagaagaagaagaagaagaagaagaagaagagggtatttgcaaaagaaagaaaaagaaaaacaaaaaaatacaaaaaaggaaaaaaaaaagaaaaaaaatgtaaaaataaaaatgttttttttttaatttttaaagaaaaataatttttttttattgtttatttttaaaataattaattttttatttttttatatatttatttacgtggactaataaaattgtgccacgtgtacactctgtacacgtggacattccaACCTGGCACTTAACAGCCAAATATGGATGGAAAGGGCTAACTGCTAACGGACTagtggtttaggtagttttaccaccaaaattttagatttGGGGGTTATGTGCAAAACCCTCTCTACTTtggggggttttgccgcaaataaccccattttttaaatattctataATATCTTTTGTTAAGAATATATTccacaaaataatttaaattttgcttataatgttcaaaataaaaatatatagaaaattttATGGTGTGCCTTTGTACGTATTTTTGATTTATAGATagttcacttttatttttattttttttttataaaagagtgtacattatagttatataaaatattttataaatttttgagaaataaattgtttaaattttactattgtaaattattttaaattttttaaaaatttacaaaatgtgttaaataataaaaaaaaaatgaactgtcatataaaaaaaattaaaaatataaaagaggTATATCAACACAATTTTTAAAGGATATCTTATCCACCCTAAATATacccaaatatatatacatttatataataaaaaataaaattaaataagagatGTATATATTTCAAGTATTATTATTTAACATATAATTAGTTAAAGGattctttaatattatttattaaattaaaatatgaaattattaTGAAAAAGTGGCTAAAGTACCCTCTAATCAATttctttcacaattttttttttttttgaaaacatttCTTTCACAATCTTTGATTAGGTCATACTCATAATCTGCAAGTACGTCAGAAAGGACAGTATACCaatattatgtaaaaaaaaattatcacaaataaaataaataataataacaataaaaaataaataatattggaAAATTTTGGTAAATGGGGTCCACATATTGCAATGTTATTACACAATCTTAGGACATTATTAATTAGGAATTTAGGACCCATTTAGAgtggtaactttttttttttaatttatattaaaaattaattacattaaaaataaaatgttaggACCCATCACTTTCATTatcaataatattatctttCCAAATTGCCTTACCATGATTCTTTCTAAGGTCCATGACAAAGAAAATGACCTATAATGCTAtatgaccaaaaaaaaaataaaaaaaataataataaaaggacACTTGTTTGTCTTATGCTATGACAaacacaactttttttttattattattattagggttATTTGCGGTAAAACCCCCTAAAGTAGGGAGGTTTTTACAACTAacccccaattctaaaatttttgcCGCAAAACTCCCTAAACTCAAGTTCTGTTAGCACTTAGCCCTTTCCGTCCATTTTTAGCTGTTAAATGCCATGGtggaatgtccacgtgtacacagtgtacacgtggcacaattttattggtccatgtaaataaatttttttaaaaataaaaaaattaattattttaaaaataaaaaataaaaaatatttttcattacaaattaaaaattaaaaaattaaaaaattaaaaaaacaatttaaaaaaaaataaaaaaaaaaccctaattcttttctttcttcttcttcttctatctgATGCACTCCTctgcctcctcctcctccttcttcttcttcttcttcttgcatCACCACCATCAACCTCAACAAAACCACAACtgcccaccaccaccacctcaacattttttttcaaatccaaACACAATCAAAGAAACCTAAACACTAAATACCTGCCACAATCTAAGATTCAAATTTCACCAAAACAAACAAACCCAAATCAAAtccacaataaaaaaatttcaaatccaAACACACTGACCTCTCCTCCGATCGAGCTCTGGGACATAGACCTGGTTCGCGGGGGACCGAGAGGGGACGTCGAAGGTGAAGTCGTTGCCGGAGATTCAATGGTGGACTGGACAGAGGTTAGAGAGAGGTCGACGACGACGACTTCGCGGCAGTAGCCTCTTTGATCCGGTGAAACACTCGTCGTACGAGGGTTAGGTCGGCGAGGGTTAGTGCTTTGGATGAGGACGGTGAGGTGTGGCTGCGCGGGCTTTGGATGAGGACGGTGAGGTGTGGTTGCGCGGACTGAATTTGTGAGAGGGAGTGTGTGTCCAGGGGAGGCGGGAGTGTGGGTGTGTCCAGGGAAGGCGGGAGTGTGGGTGTGTCCAGGGGAGGCGGGAGGCGGGACTGAATTTTTTTTAGGTTAgattagggtttcttttttttagcagagaagaagaagaagaagaagaagaagaagaagaagaagagggtatttgcaaaagaaagaaaaagaaaaaaaaaaagaaagaaaggaaaaaaaaagaaaaaaaaatgtaaaattaaaaatgttttttttttaatttttaaagaaaaataatttttttattttttatttttaaaataattaattttttatttttttatatatttatttacgtggactaataaaattgtgccacgtgtacactctgtacacgtggacattccaACCTGGCACTTAACAGCCAAATATGGATGGAAAGGGCTAACTGCTAACGGACTagtggtttaggtagttttaccaccaaaattttagatttGGGGGTTATGTGCAAAACCCTCTCTACTTtggggggttttgccgcaaataacccgacttattaattaataattttattaattaaaataaactttttaacattatatatatttattcatttaaataatgaatttaatgattatattaatttttagggTTCATTTTTGTGTTTAATACCTGTATGACATGACATTTTATAATTGATTactgtttttttaaaattattattaaattaaaatatataagtgagatttaatattaaattatactaataacaTATTATATCTCGAAAGAATACTAAACACTATAAATGCTCTTTAACATTATAACTTGTATATAGAAACacaattataaaatttgaatCAAATATAACCTTGAGCGAGATTTACTATAAAATTTACACCATGAAAATGGTATTCATCAATGTGTCATTAATTTTTATCTGATAAGCAATCTCTAATGAgacatggttttttttttttttttgaaaataatgagACATggttatttcaaatttcttttaacAAAAATCATCACTTTGAAAAATTGACTCTTCAAAGAATTAGGTATAGAAgagcaaaataataataataataaatctgTAAATGCTTCtttaatttaaacacatattttatagtattttttataaatatattttataataattaataattaatttaaattaatgtaTATACATTCTCATCAGTTTTCTCTCAAtgctaaaaacataaaaattaaaaattattatctttttcCTTCATCAATAAACtccgaaaataaataaataaaaaataaagttgagtatattcttttattttattttttgaaatatgttgtttaatactttaatgtttatttaatttatatttgttttttaacattaatttaaactataattatgttaattttaaaagaCGTATactatacatttattttttctaaattaattatttgaacaccaaaaattaacaataataaaaaaaaataaagatcgaTTTAAACAGGTTAATCCGactaaattaacaaaaattattagATGGGTtacactttttttattttttattggatgaattacaattaaaaatttataattctatatttatattggaTTGATAAAAATAAACTATAATCTAATTAATCCGATCAATGTACCCCTAATAAGAATTCTAAAGGAAACTTTGGTCCTTTTAGTCCATTTTGGGCTGATGctcttgtttttgtttttgttttatttttttcttgtgaataataaattttacaCATTAAATCATTTGTGTAAAGAAAAACCACTCATTTGTGTTAAACAAGGACAGGTGACGCGAGTGCACACACCACACACCTTCTTAAGCATTTTTAATAAAGTTACAATTCAACACAAGTCCATGTATTTaccattattaatatttttatggaataattacataaggcaccattttttgtaaaatatttatatttttacgttcaaaaaatgtttttttttacatttttacagttttctaaaaaataacacgaaaacaacataaaatcaacaagaatgcaacataaaagtaacatcaaaataacaacaaaaaaaaaaaacatacatataacaaaaaattaacagcaaatgaacaaaatttcaacatagaaagaccgtattttatgtaaataaaataaaaaaaatcgtaaaaatatt
This Cannabis sativa cultivar Pink pepper isolate KNU-18-1 chromosome 6, ASM2916894v1, whole genome shotgun sequence DNA region includes the following protein-coding sequences:
- the LOC115695481 gene encoding protein terminal ear1 homolog; the protein is MKVSKLNPNAASFVPTESINTNPSPPPSDHDHHRRRSRPRPRPRNNNDDAVVVAVGPRKNSGKVWRPKTMLHNNIIIIGSTSTQPASSSSFTTLMIKNVPSRYTREMLIEFVDNFCKLENDDDHHHIYSAYDFLYLPMDFRRKLNKGYAFVNFTDARAALKFWEAMDHKKWDYFRSPKIRQIVHATIQGREALERRFRKSEFCCEFEEYLPISFCPPRDGSNGLQSCGTNIGRVMIGSTNNY